From Pandoraea vervacti, the proteins below share one genomic window:
- a CDS encoding NAD(P) transhydrogenase subunit alpha: protein MIIGVPMESGACESRVAATPETVKKLIAQGHQVVVEVGAGARACYPDAAYGEAGAVLGVADEALKADVVLKVASPTAEEVCAMRRGAVLVGMLNPFDDKSVSLLARAGITAFALELAPRTTRAQSLDVLSSQANVAGYKAVMVAANHYQRFMPMLMTAAGTVKAARVLILGAGVAGLQAIATAKRLGAVIEASDVRPAVKEQVESLGAKFLDVAYESDEEREAAKGVGGYARPMPQTWLARQSALVHERARTADIIVSTALIPGRAAPTLVPEAMVLAMRPGSVIVDMAAGRGDVADKATGRRGGNCPLTEPDAVVTRHGVVIVGHTNLAAMASHDASALYARNVLEFLKLIVTGEGVNVDLGDDIVAATLLCREGTLARAA, encoded by the coding sequence GTGATTATTGGAGTGCCGATGGAGTCCGGGGCATGTGAGTCGCGCGTAGCGGCGACGCCGGAGACTGTCAAAAAACTCATTGCACAGGGCCACCAGGTCGTTGTCGAGGTGGGCGCTGGCGCGCGTGCATGTTATCCGGACGCCGCGTATGGGGAGGCGGGCGCCGTGCTCGGGGTGGCGGACGAAGCGCTCAAAGCCGATGTGGTGCTCAAAGTCGCAAGCCCGACGGCGGAAGAAGTGTGCGCCATGCGGCGGGGCGCCGTCCTCGTCGGCATGCTCAATCCCTTTGACGACAAGAGCGTCAGCCTTTTGGCGCGCGCCGGAATTACTGCTTTTGCGTTGGAGCTGGCCCCGCGCACGACGCGCGCGCAAAGTCTCGATGTGCTCAGCTCCCAGGCAAACGTCGCCGGTTATAAGGCTGTCATGGTTGCGGCGAACCACTATCAGCGCTTTATGCCGATGCTGATGACGGCGGCAGGCACCGTCAAAGCGGCCCGCGTGCTCATTCTCGGCGCGGGCGTGGCCGGCCTGCAGGCGATCGCGACCGCCAAGCGGCTCGGCGCAGTGATCGAAGCCTCCGACGTGCGCCCCGCGGTCAAGGAGCAAGTGGAGTCGCTGGGGGCGAAGTTCCTTGACGTCGCGTATGAGAGCGATGAGGAGCGCGAGGCTGCCAAAGGCGTAGGCGGCTATGCCCGGCCGATGCCTCAGACGTGGCTGGCTCGCCAGAGCGCGCTGGTGCATGAGCGCGCACGCACGGCGGACATTATCGTGTCGACCGCATTGATTCCCGGGCGAGCGGCACCCACACTGGTCCCCGAAGCGATGGTCCTGGCGATGCGCCCCGGCTCGGTCATTGTCGACATGGCCGCAGGCAGAGGAGACGTGGCCGACAAGGCGACGGGCCGTCGCGGCGGCAACTGTCCGCTGACCGAGCCTGACGCCGTCGTGACACGTCACGGCGTGGTCATCGTCGGACATACGAATCTGGCAGCAATGGCAAGTCACGACGCGTCGGCGCTTTACGCGCGCAACGTCTTGGAATTCCTGAAGCTGATCGTCACCGGCGAGGGTGTCAACGTGGATCTCGGAGACGACATCGTAGCCGCCACGTTGCTCTGCCGAGAGGGCACATTGGCTCGTGCAGCCTGA
- a CDS encoding NAD(P) transhydrogenase subunit alpha — MDVISHTVINLIIFILAVYVGYHVVWNVTPALHTPLMAVTNAISAIVIVGAMLAAGLTSGKTGQAFGLVAVALAAVNVFGGFLVTRRMLEMFRKKQPATVAKKESA, encoded by the coding sequence ATGGACGTAATCAGCCACACCGTGATCAATCTGATCATCTTCATTCTTGCCGTCTATGTCGGCTACCACGTCGTCTGGAACGTCACGCCGGCGCTCCATACGCCGCTCATGGCGGTGACGAATGCCATCTCGGCCATCGTCATCGTCGGCGCCATGCTGGCCGCAGGCCTGACCTCCGGGAAAACCGGGCAGGCGTTCGGACTCGTGGCTGTCGCGCTGGCCGCAGTCAATGTGTTTGGCGGATTCCTGGTGACCCGCCGAATGCTCGAAATGTTCAGGAAAAAGCAACCGGCCACGGTGGCGAAAAAGGAGTCGGCATAA